In Candidatus Sericytochromatia bacterium, one DNA window encodes the following:
- a CDS encoding aminotransferase class I/II-fold pyridoxal phosphate-dependent enzyme, whose protein sequence is MLAAPVGQPGQPVSKLDRLQRLDLLDGSPLVATPPAAPIPLQLPRGPVDWNGRTKQRWWTQFSESPWHLPASGAESLRATIGNRWGLAADSVALANCQAGAWSAVLTAWGWQHPLLYPVPTNPLYAQVARALEIQAIAVMTGADFSFPLGQVIAAARAHQAGVVALSNPAEPSGGLITRDEILTLARETEALVVVDERLAIWSGFSVADAIPEVENLVVIQGLGAETGAAAFEASWILGCPRVVAVCGRVPGANGLNLPAELAVRWVLEETDELGYDFRAMCQARETIRAALSQLDGVVSWPSAAPYLLVGTTLPGDELAAALLKHGIATQTFARPPLRNCIRVFVGSEQENQAFIAAMTQTFKRF, encoded by the coding sequence TTGCTGGCAGCACCCGTCGGCCAGCCAGGCCAACCTGTGAGCAAGCTCGACCGATTGCAACGCTTGGACCTGCTCGATGGTTCGCCCCTGGTGGCCACACCGCCGGCTGCGCCGATTCCCCTCCAGCTTCCCCGGGGGCCCGTCGACTGGAATGGGAGAACCAAACAGCGCTGGTGGACCCAGTTCTCGGAATCGCCCTGGCACCTTCCGGCCAGCGGGGCGGAGAGCCTGCGTGCCACCATCGGAAATCGGTGGGGGCTGGCCGCCGATAGCGTGGCGCTGGCCAATTGTCAGGCAGGCGCGTGGAGTGCCGTCCTGACCGCTTGGGGTTGGCAGCATCCGTTGCTCTATCCTGTCCCCACCAACCCGTTGTACGCGCAAGTCGCGCGGGCGCTGGAGATTCAGGCGATCGCGGTGATGACCGGGGCAGACTTCTCGTTCCCCCTCGGTCAGGTCATCGCAGCGGCACGCGCCCACCAAGCGGGTGTCGTGGCCTTGAGCAACCCAGCGGAGCCCAGCGGTGGGCTGATCACGCGGGATGAGATCCTGACCCTGGCCAGGGAAACGGAGGCGTTGGTGGTGGTGGACGAACGGTTGGCCATCTGGAGCGGCTTTTCCGTGGCCGATGCCATCCCTGAGGTGGAAAATCTGGTCGTCATCCAGGGTTTGGGAGCAGAAACCGGGGCCGCCGCGTTCGAAGCCAGCTGGATCCTCGGTTGCCCCCGCGTGGTCGCCGTGTGTGGCCGCGTGCCCGGCGCAAACGGCCTCAATTTACCGGCAGAACTGGCCGTCCGATGGGTCCTGGAAGAAACCGACGAACTGGGATATGACTTCCGAGCCATGTGCCAGGCACGGGAAACCATCCGCGCGGCCCTCAGTCAGCTGGACGGGGTCGTCAGTTGGCCAAGCGCGGCCCCCTACCTGCTGGTGGGGACCACGCTGCCTGGGGATGAACTGGCCGCCGCGCTTCTGAAACACGGCATCGCCACTCAGACGTTTGCCCGTCCCCCGCTACGAAATTGCATTCGAGTCTTCGTCGGAAGCGAGCAGGAAAATCAAGCCTTCATCGCGGCGATGACCCAAACCTTCAAGCGGTTTTGA